TCTATTTTCCACAGCATCAGCGCCTTCAACAACGCTGGATTTAGCCTATTTGAAGATAGCTTGGTGCGCTATGCAACCTCAACCTGGGTGAATTTTGTCATCATTGCCCTGGTTGTTTTTGGTGGCATTGGCTACCAGGTCATCATGGAGGGGTTTATGTGGATGCGCGATCGCATTCACGGTAAGCGAGAGCGCATTGTGTTTTCGCTTCACTTCAAGGTCGTCACCAGCACAACCATTACCCTGATCATCTTGGGAACTTTGGCCATACTAGCCATTGAGTACTACAACCCGGCCACGTTAGCGGAGGTTAATCCTGACTACCGGCTACTGATAGCCCTCTTTCAATCCGTCATTACCCGTACTGCTGGGTTCAATACCATCGACATCGGGGCGATGGAGGGAGCCTCTCTATTCATTGTCATTGGGCTAATGTTTATTGGTGCTAGCCCGGCCAGCACTGGCGGCGGCATTAAAACGACGACTCTGCGGCTATTGTTTACCTGCACCCGCACGGTGTTGCGAGGTAAGGAAGAGGTGATTCTCTACCAGCGACAAATTCCCTCCTCACGGCTCTTAAAAGCAGTCGCAGTGATCTTCGGTTCACTCATGGTAGTGACGGCGGTAACTACGCTGCTGTCTCTGTTCGACCCAGAGTTCAGGTTTATTCAACTCCTGTTTGAGACGGTTTCTGCCTTTGCTACGGTCGGCATGTCTACAGGCATTACTGCCGATCTGACATCAGTTTCAAAGCTGCTAATTATTGTCACGATGTACGTAGGTCGAGTTGGGGTGCTGTTGCTGATCGCTTCTCTTTTGGGCGATCCTCAGCCCAGCGTTATTCACTATCCTGAAGAAGATGTGCTGATAGGCTAGGGCAGACGAACCGGTGGAGGCCCAAAAATGAGGCAATGCGGGCAACCCAAAAGCTTCCCTGCAGCTACCGGCGACAAAGCACGCTAGATCTCTCCAGTAATCGGGCGCTGCTGATTGCCGTTAACCTCCTGGGCACTGCCTTGTTCTTTACACCGAGCAACTTTTGGATTCAAGGGGTCTATGCGTTTGCAGCGGCCCCCAAGTGGTACATTCTCCGCAACCAGCACCTAGTCATTACCCTGGCCCCACTGGTGCTGATTACGGGCGCAGGGCTGCACTGCTGCTGGCTGTGCCGCTAGCGGTCGTGCCAGGGCTGCTGCTGGCGCTAGTAGTTAATGCTGCAGGGGCGGTGGGCGACCTGGTAACAGCGGGCTGGCTCTTGACTCAGCCCAAGCAAGCGTATGTGAATGACTACGGGGATGGGATGGCGATTTACTATGCTGAAAACTGCGATCGCATTGTCTGAAAATGTAGCTGTTTAGCGAGTTGGCATCTCCTATTTTGGGATTACGGGCAAAGGGTGGTCTCTTACGCCCGCCCCCCATCACACAAGGAGAACCCTGCCATGCGTACCTTCCTCCCCCCAGGTATTCCATCCTTAAGTCATCTTCAGGCTGCTGCAATAGCCAAAGGTCGGCTCTCAAGAGCGATTGTGCTCTCCCTTGGCTCTGCCTTGGCGCTGTCAAGCTGCACCTTTACTGTTTACCTGTCTCAGGAATCAGTTGAAAAGGCAATTGCCGAGGGCTACCAGGAGCAGACTCAAATTGCCCTCGACTCAATTAGCTGTCCTGAGGAAATGGCGGCGACTGCGGGTGAAGTTTACGAGTGCAGCGGCAAAAACGCAGACGTGAGCATTCTCTTTACCGTTCGGCCCACGGGCGAAGGCACCGACCTTGAGTGGGAGACAGCTCAAATTGCTATGACCGACACTGCTGTTGAGGAACTGCTTAAGGTCGGCATTGAGGAGCAGATAGAGGTGACCCTTGACTCTATTAACTGCCCCGGCGAAATGATTGCCGAAGTGGGCCACCTCTATGAGTGCACCGTTACCACCGGCGAGGAGACGGCCACAGTAGTAGTAGAGCCTACAGGTGAAGACACGCACTTTAACTGGAGCTTGAAGCAATCCAGTTAGGGCCTTGAATTTCCAGATCGCTGGCTACACGGTTTTTTTAGATTGAATTAAGCTGTCTCGCTCTTATCGGGCGAGACAGCTTTGTATCTAGGCCAGAAAACCGGCAGGAAAGGAAACTAAGGTTTTTAACAAAGCTTAATCGAACTTTGGCTTAAGTTCATAAACGCGATTTTCGCACTGGTTCGCTACAGGGCTGACGGTGGGGTGTAGCTTGGGCGTCTTTGGGCAGGTAGCGCCTAGTCCACAAAGCTTTCGGATGTTGGTGCTGGAGAGTTGCGATCGCAAAGAACGCCTATGAACGGTTACTTGTCAAGAATATTAGCCTTTTCAGGTTTACTTTTATTAATATTTTTTGTTAGATTAATTAATAATTCCGCCCATTATTCATCCATCCCCAAAAGCTAATTCTATGATTGCGACTGCTCGGCTCGCTGCTCTCTTCAAGCCAAATTTCAACCCCAACTTTGCCTCTCAAACGACCTGGGCCATTCTCCGCGTCGTAGTCGGAGTCATGATGATCCACAACGGCCTAGACAAGCTCGGCAATATCGAGAGCTTTTCCAAAGCCTATGTCGAGTTTATTGGCCTGCCCTTTCCTATCTTCTTCAGCTATGTAGCTGCTTTCACAGAGCTGATTGGCGCGCCGCTGGTTGCCATCGGCCTGTTTACCCGCCCTGCCGCCCTAGGACTGTTCTCCACAATGTGCGTGGCCATGTATCACCACATCCTAGTAGCCGGGTTCAGTCTGCCCTACCTCGAACTCTCAGCCATCTACGCTTCCTGCTTCCTGTTTTTCCTGGTCAATGGAGCAGGGCTGTTTTCAACCGATGCACTAATCGCCAACTGGCTAGACAGCAGCGCCCTCTCTCTACGAGCTAAGCAAATCATGCGTTTAGAGAAAGCCTTGCAGGGCACAGAAGCTCGTCAGCCAGAAACCAGCCTCTAGTTTTCATCAGAGGCTACGCTGTCATAGTCCTTTGTGGCTCGTGAGCAGATAAAGTCAAAGAAACTAACTGAATAATAAAAGGGGTGCAGATCTTATAGATCTGCACCCCTTTTATAGGAATAGAAACTTACGAGGAACTCAGCTTAGTCAGCTGTAGCCAACTCAGTGCTGCCCCGACGACGACGGCTCGTTAGAGTATTGAAGAGCATCTGACCAATAGCCTTGATCAGGTTGCCTTCTAGCTCTTGGAACATCTTCATGTTGAGGCCAAACGCGTCGTTTGCTTCTTCAACGATGAGATCGGCCATGGCTTCATCCACTGGAGCCTCATCCAAGTTCTGGCGGTACTTATCTTTAAACGCTTTCTCGTCAGAGATGTCGGCAAACTCATAAAAGGCAGTGCCTTCGCCCTCGGATAGGTTCATAGCTCGTTGAGCAATGCCCTTGAGGATTTGACCACCAGAGAGGTCGCCGATATAGCGGGTGTAGGAATGGCCTACCAGCAGTTCGGGTTGAGTATTGGAGACTTCCCGGATGCGGTCTACGTAAGCTTGACCAAATTCTGTGGGCGCAACCTGCTCTCGCCAGTTGGAACCAAAGTAAAAGGTCAGGTCTTCTTCCAGGGTGGCTTTGCGGTGCAGCTCAGGGAAGTAAACTTTGGAGATGACTGGATGGTCCTTATGGCGCTCCAGTTCTTCTTCCATCGCTGTATAGACAAAGTAGAAGTTAGCTACCAGTTTGCGGTAGGAGTTTTTTTCTACAACGCCTCTGAGAAAGCAGCGAACAAAGCCCATGTTCTCTGCTGCCGTGTGGGCCTTTTTCGTGCCTTCGCGGAGTTTGGTTGCCAGATTGCTACTCATGCTCAACGTCTCGCTAAATGTCTCTCTAAACGTTTGACTCTAAAGTTTGGAGTGCCGGTTTAATAAATCACATGATTGTTAAGGTAGACCCTTTTGATGAGCGTTTTCATTACAAATTCTTACGCTAAAGGGCTAAACCAACCGACCGGAAGAGCCATTTTGCGGCAGATGTTTACATAATTCTAGCTTTGTCTACAGAATCCCTGCAAAAGGAAAAATAGCTTAATCGAGGTCAGACCTTGGATCAGACGCAAGTGCTGGCCACATAGATTATGAGGCCTGGCTAGCAAGGACTCCCCCTACCCCCCAGAGGAGGTTGAGGGAGTCCAGATAAGCTCTACTACTTCTCAAGCAGGCTCCACACCCAGATTGAGCCGAGTTTAGATGTCGAGATCTTGCAGCTTCAGACGAGGGCCATGAGTTTCGATAAACTCCCGACGGGGAGCTACCCGATCACCCATCAAGATCGTGAAGATCCGGTCGGCTTCGGCGGCGTCTTCGATCTCTACCTTCTTCAGCATGCGGGTAGCGGGATTCATAGTGGTATCCCAAAGCTGAGTCGGCATCATCTCGCCTAGACCCTTAAACCGCTGTACGGTGTAATTGGCGTTAGACGGAAACTCGCGCTCAATCAAGTTTTGCCGCTCCCGTTCGTTGTAGCAGTACCAGTGGTTGCGGCCCCGTTCTACTTTGTAGAGCGGTGGGCAGGCGATATAGACGTAGCCCTCATCGATTAGCCCTCGCTGATAGCGGTAGAAGAAGGTCAGCAGCAGGGTGCGAATGTGGGCCCCATCCACGTCTGCGTCGGTCATTAGACACACGCGGTGGTAGCGCAGCTGAGATGCGTCAAACTCTTCGCCTTTGATGCCTAACCCCAGGGCCGTAATTAGAGCCTGGATCTCGGTGTTTTTGTAGATTTTGGCGTCGTCGGTCTTTTCGATATTGAGGATTTTGCCTCGCAGCGGCAGGATGGCCTGGAATCTGCGATCGCGTCCCTGCTTGGCACTGCCACCTGCTGAGTCACCCTCTACGATGAAGATTTCGGACTCTGAGGGGTCGCGGCTGCTGCAGTCGGCCAGCTTACCCGGCAGGGTAGAAGATTCTAGCACCGACTTACGACGCACCAGTTCTCGGGCTCGCCGCGCTGCCTCTGCTGCGTTAAACGCCTGCACCGCCTTCTCAATGATGGAGTCGGCCACATTGGGGTGGAAGTCCAGGTATTCAGTCAGGGCTTCGCCCACTACCGAATCGACAATGCCGCGCACTTCGGTGTTGCCCAGCTTGGTCTTGGTCTGGCCCTCAAATTCCGGGTCAGGCACCTTCACGGAAATAATCGCAGTCAGACCTTCCCGGATGTTTTCTCCGGCCAGGTTATTCTCGCCGTCTTTGCGCTTATTGCGCTTGCGGGCGAAGTTATTGAGGGTGCGGGTCAGTACCGCCTTTAGACCTTCTAGGTGGGTACCGCCATCAATGGTGCGGATGTTGTTGGCAAACCCCAGCAGGTTGTCAGAGTAGGCATCGAGGCACCACTGCAGCGCTGCCTCGACAATTACCCCATCTTTCTCTGCTGAGATATGGATGATTTCTTCGTGGAGAGGCTGCTTATCGACGTTGATGTAGGCAACGTATTCATTGATGCCGCCCTCATAGTAGAAGGTGCTGACACGGGGCTGTTGGCTCCTTAGCAGTTCCAGCCGGTTGTCGGTAAAGATGACGTTGATGCCCGCATTCAAGTAGGCCAGTTCACGAAACCGACCTGCCAGGGTATCGTAGTCGTAGGTGGTGTCGGTCGTGAAGATTTGGGCATCGGGCTTGAACGAAACAGAGGTGCCCTGGCGATTTTCAGGATCGGGTGCTACCTGCAGCTCGTTCATGGGCACGCCCCGCTCGTAGCGCTGTCGGTGGACTTTCTCCTCCCGCCAGACCGTTACTTCGACCCATTCTGATAGGGCGTTGACCACAGAAATGCCCACCCCGTGGAGGCCACCAGACACCTTATAGCCACCGCCGCCAAACTTACCGCCAGCGTGCAGCACCGTCATCACGGTTTCAAGGGCTGACTTGCCAGTGCGGGGATGAAGGTCAGTGGGAATGCCGCGCCCGTCGTCAGTGACGCTAACGGAACCGTCGGCATTGAGGGAGATATCGATGCGAGTGCAGTGGCCTGCCAGGGCTTCATCGACGGAATTATCGACAACCTCGTAAACTAAGTGATGGAGCCCACGGGGTCCAGTGCTGCCGATATACATGCCTGGACGTTTGCGAACAGGTTCAAGTCCTTCCAGAACCTGAATCTGATCTGCACCGTAGTTGGTTGTCATTCTGTGCTCCTCTATATTGGCTTGAAGCCAGTTGAATACTCTTCAGGGCAAAACACAAGTAAATTCTAGCACAAACGGGTCAGGCGCGGTTTTGAGGCGGTTCTAGATGCAGTCTGAGGGTAGGGTCAATCAGGTAAATTTTTTCCGATTTCAACCGGCTGCTTTAGACCCTAGCAGAATTAGTTCATCTGTACCAATTTTAATTGTAATCGGTGGGGCTACTGCAACGGGTAAATCGGGTCTTGCGATCGCACTGGCCCAGCGGCTAAACAGCGCTATTCTAAGTGCAGATTCCCGACAGATCTATAAAGAATTCGATATTGGGACGGCTAAGCCTTCTCCGGCAGAGCAGGCGCAGGCTCCTCACTATTTAATAGATATCTGCGAACCAACCGCCACGCTCACCCTGGCCCAGTATCAGCAGGCGTCCCAAAGCCTGATCCAGCAGGTACAGCAGACGGGAGGTGTGCCGCTGCTGGTGGGCGGCACAGGTCTCTATATAGATGCTGTGGTGCGAGGGCTGAAAATTCCGCCGGTTGCGCCGCAGATAGAGTTGCGATCGCAGCTCACTGCCCTAGGCCAGCCCCACTGCTACAGCTTGCTACAGCAGCTCGATCCCCCCTCCGCCCAGCGCATCCACGCCAACGACTCAGTCAGAACTCAGCGGGCTCTAGAAGTCTTTTACGTTACGGGTCAGCCCATCTCCCATCTCCAGGGCGAACAGCCCCCGACCTACCCCATTCTTTATCTAGGGCTAGACTGTGAAACCAGCGACACCCTCAGACACCGGATTGAAACCCGAACCCACGCCATGCTTGACCAAGGGTTTGTCGCCGAGGTAGAACGGCTGCTGCAAAAACATGGCCCCGACCTCCCCCTCATGCAAACCCTTGGCTACGCCGAAATGCTCCAATACCTTCGGGGCGACCTTACTTTAGCCGAAGCCGTCACTTTGACAGTCCAAAACACTCGCCAATTCGCCAAGCGCCAGCGCACCTGGTTTCGCAATCGAGCTAGCGTGACCTGGCTTGATGCCGATGCCCCTAATCTGATAGAGCAAGCTTGGGACCTCATTGGCCCCTTCTTGAAACAGATCACAGGCTAGTACTGCAGCAGTCCTGCTAGTAGACCCAATAAGACAGCTAGCTGGACTCA
The window above is part of the Pseudanabaena sp. FACHB-2040 genome. Proteins encoded here:
- the gyrB gene encoding DNA topoisomerase (ATP-hydrolyzing) subunit B; the protein is MTTNYGADQIQVLEGLEPVRKRPGMYIGSTGPRGLHHLVYEVVDNSVDEALAGHCTRIDISLNADGSVSVTDDGRGIPTDLHPRTGKSALETVMTVLHAGGKFGGGGYKVSGGLHGVGISVVNALSEWVEVTVWREEKVHRQRYERGVPMNELQVAPDPENRQGTSVSFKPDAQIFTTDTTYDYDTLAGRFRELAYLNAGINVIFTDNRLELLRSQQPRVSTFYYEGGINEYVAYINVDKQPLHEEIIHISAEKDGVIVEAALQWCLDAYSDNLLGFANNIRTIDGGTHLEGLKAVLTRTLNNFARKRNKRKDGENNLAGENIREGLTAIISVKVPDPEFEGQTKTKLGNTEVRGIVDSVVGEALTEYLDFHPNVADSIIEKAVQAFNAAEAARRARELVRRKSVLESSTLPGKLADCSSRDPSESEIFIVEGDSAGGSAKQGRDRRFQAILPLRGKILNIEKTDDAKIYKNTEIQALITALGLGIKGEEFDASQLRYHRVCLMTDADVDGAHIRTLLLTFFYRYQRGLIDEGYVYIACPPLYKVERGRNHWYCYNERERQNLIEREFPSNANYTVQRFKGLGEMMPTQLWDTTMNPATRMLKKVEIEDAAEADRIFTILMGDRVAPRREFIETHGPRLKLQDLDI
- the miaA gene encoding tRNA (adenosine(37)-N6)-dimethylallyltransferase MiaA translates to MQSEGRVNQVNFFRFQPAALDPSRISSSVPILIVIGGATATGKSGLAIALAQRLNSAILSADSRQIYKEFDIGTAKPSPAEQAQAPHYLIDICEPTATLTLAQYQQASQSLIQQVQQTGGVPLLVGGTGLYIDAVVRGLKIPPVAPQIELRSQLTALGQPHCYSLLQQLDPPSAQRIHANDSVRTQRALEVFYVTGQPISHLQGEQPPTYPILYLGLDCETSDTLRHRIETRTHAMLDQGFVAEVERLLQKHGPDLPLMQTLGYAEMLQYLRGDLTLAEAVTLTVQNTRQFAKRQRTWFRNRASVTWLDADAPNLIEQAWDLIGPFLKQITG
- a CDS encoding TrkH family potassium uptake protein, whose protein sequence is MTVSRTICLGFLIMIVLGTLLLFLPLATNDGQWNDPLVALFTATSAVCVTGLIVVDTGTYFSTQGQGIILGLIQLGGLGYMTATTFLLLLLGRRLGLRDRLAVQQSLDTAELAGSRSLVVSIIAMTLVFELTGAFLLMPVMIRDYGPSSGIWLSIFHSISAFNNAGFSLFEDSLVRYATSTWVNFVIIALVVFGGIGYQVIMEGFMWMRDRIHGKRERIVFSLHFKVVTSTTITLIILGTLAILAIEYYNPATLAEVNPDYRLLIALFQSVITRTAGFNTIDIGAMEGASLFIVIGLMFIGASPASTGGGIKTTTLRLLFTCTRTVLRGKEEVILYQRQIPSSRLLKAVAVIFGSLMVVTAVTTLLSLFDPEFRFIQLLFETVSAFATVGMSTGITADLTSVSKLLIIVTMYVGRVGVLLLIASLLGDPQPSVIHYPEEDVLIG
- a CDS encoding heme oxygenase (biliverdin-producing); its protein translation is MSSNLATKLREGTKKAHTAAENMGFVRCFLRGVVEKNSYRKLVANFYFVYTAMEEELERHKDHPVISKVYFPELHRKATLEEDLTFYFGSNWREQVAPTEFGQAYVDRIREVSNTQPELLVGHSYTRYIGDLSGGQILKGIAQRAMNLSEGEGTAFYEFADISDEKAFKDKYRQNLDEAPVDEAMADLIVEEANDAFGLNMKMFQELEGNLIKAIGQMLFNTLTSRRRRGSTELATAD
- a CDS encoding DUF4333 domain-containing protein, translated to MRTFLPPGIPSLSHLQAAAIAKGRLSRAIVLSLGSALALSSCTFTVYLSQESVEKAIAEGYQEQTQIALDSISCPEEMAATAGEVYECSGKNADVSILFTVRPTGEGTDLEWETAQIAMTDTAVEELLKVGIEEQIEVTLDSINCPGEMIAEVGHLYECTVTTGEETATVVVEPTGEDTHFNWSLKQSS
- a CDS encoding DoxX family protein — its product is MIATARLAALFKPNFNPNFASQTTWAILRVVVGVMMIHNGLDKLGNIESFSKAYVEFIGLPFPIFFSYVAAFTELIGAPLVAIGLFTRPAALGLFSTMCVAMYHHILVAGFSLPYLELSAIYASCFLFFLVNGAGLFSTDALIANWLDSSALSLRAKQIMRLEKALQGTEARQPETSL